From one Lolium rigidum isolate FL_2022 chromosome 4, APGP_CSIRO_Lrig_0.1, whole genome shotgun sequence genomic stretch:
- the LOC124708017 gene encoding uncharacterized protein LOC124708017 — MAATTLTMKLLVDSSPPRPRVVFAEAGKDTVDFLFSLLAMPSGTAVKLLGMESMVGSIANLYASIEKLGDPYMEPGATKEAFLCPTVLSPAASPKSSLLCLPGPPSAPKSFYRCDRGGLYSSCRNYVTNDRGARCPACGSQMIYDSRYVSSGTVTQEAKGFVQGGMATYTVTDDLMIFPMSNISNMAMLNTVAVRNLSALQEKTVQIGYEEGLAIVKASLQSKTVLTDVFLRKKPNSSTPSLSNNDRSLPWGA; from the exons ATGGCAGCAACCACGCTCACCATGAAGCTCCTCGTCGATTCCAGCCCGCCGCGCCCACGCGTGGTGTTCGCGGAGGCCGGCAAGGACACGGTCGActtcctcttctccctcctcgccatGCCTTCCGGCACAGCCGTGAAGTTGCTGGGGATGGAGTCCATGGTCGGCAGCATCGCCAACCTCTACGCCAGTAtcgagaagcttggcgacccttaCATGGAGCCTGGCGCAACCAAGGAGGCTTTCCTCTGCCCCACCGTGCTATCCCCTGCGGCGAGCCCCAAGAGCTCCCTCTTATGCTTGCCGGGGCCGCCCTCGGCTCCGAAGAGTTTTTATAGATGTGACCGTGGTGGTTTGTACAGCAGCTGCCGAAACTACGTGACGAACGACAGAGGTGCTCGCTGCCCTGCCTGTGGAAGCCAGATGATTTATGATTCCCGGTATGTGTCATCCGGAACTGTTACCCAAGAAGCCAAAGGGTTCGTGCAGGGTGGCATGGCGACGTACACGGTGACGGACGATCTCATGATCTTTCCCATGTCGAACATCTCCAACATGGCGATGCTCAACACCGTCGCAGTAAGGAACCTTAGCGCACTCCAGGAGAAGACCGTGCAGATCGGGTACGAGGAG GGGTTAGCGATTGTGAAGGCCTCTCTGCAGTCCAAGACTGTCCTCACTGATGTTTTCCTTCGCAAGAAGCCGAACAGCAGCACCCCTTCGTTGTCTAACAACGATAGGTCCCTCCCCTGGGGTGCTTGA